In Streptococcus mitis, the DNA window TTTAATTCTCCAAGTAAGTTCTCAACATTCGCATTGAAAAACTCTTTATGGCTCGCTTCTTGCTTCTTGTACGCTTCAGATAATTTATAAAACCTTACCCATAGCTGACTGATTACTGAATTACAATCTTCAGCAATTTCCGTTGCTCCAATATGATTCTTAGACTTATGCCACTCTGATAAAATTTCCAGCTTTTCCTCAATGAGTTGCAACTCATTTCCAAAATCTTTTAAAAATGTATCCATGTTTTTTACCTCTATTTCTTTGTTGTGTAATTGCCCTGATGGCTTTTTAATTGTCGTTTACTATACATGATTTCCTCACACTCTCCTCGACCAAAATTTGAGCGTGGGGATTTTTAATGGTTGTTTCTTATACATTGTTTCTTGCTCGTAGCCTCACGCTCTCGGTCGCCAAATTAAAAGCGTGAGAAAGTACCAGTTTAAAGAGTTAGCGCTCTCCGTATGGTCAAATTGCCCCAGATATGCTATAATCTAGGTATAAATCTTTACTAAAACCCTTTTAATAATAGCTTGCCTGCTTTGTTAAATTCGTTTTAGTGTTAGTGTGAAAGGCTTTGCGGTGTGGTTATTGCTAAGCCTTTTTTTGTTGTTCTCACGCGCTTCTATGGCTATGGCGTGTTTTTTTATTTCTGAATACTGTGAACTTAATTTCCTGATAGCTCCTTTCTATTCTGGCCGGAAATTTCTTCCGAGTAGTTCAATCCCCAGTGGTAAAGCACCACTTAAGAAATCTGTAAATGTAGTGTAGTATTGCGATAGGTTCGCTCCTTTCTATTCTTTCGTATCTAGAAATTCATCCAGCGTAACGCCCAAGTAACTAGATACTTTTTTTAACGTATCAAGACTTGGATTCTTTGCACGTTCATAGTACAAAGCAGTCAATGTGCTTTTTGAAATTCCCGTAGCCTCTGCAACATCAGCAGTTTTTTTACGTTGCTTTGCTAAAATAACACGCATATTATTTTTCAAATGTCTTACCTCCTTCTATTATCTTTAAAAGCTATCTCCAGCAGAATAGATTGAAAAGTGTTGTGCTGGAGATTTTAACAGACATTTTTTGTCTGATTTATTTTGATTATACAGACATTTTTTGTCTTTGTCAAGGATATTTTTTATTTAATTGGACTTTTTTTGTCCGTTTTGAGAAAAAGAATGATATAATACGTTTGAAAGGTGTTGATATAAATGAATAGATTGAAAAAGCTACGTAAAGAAAAAAAGCTATCTCAAAAGGAAATAGCAAAAGAAATGAGTATATCAGAAAAGACTCTATCACGATGGGAAAACGGAGAAAGCCAAATCAAACCAGAAAAATCCCAGCAACTAGCTGACTTCTTCGGGGTAAGCGTTGGATATCTGCTGGGGTATAGTGATTTTAGAGATACTCAAGAACTAGTAAAAAAAACTCATGAAAATTACCCAGTTGATAAAGCTTGGAAGGTTAGCAGTGTAGTTTCACAGTTTGGAGAATTACCATTAGAGAAAATCAAAACAACATATGGTGAAGCCTTATCTAGTAGTTTAATGGAGTTCTTGGGTTTACTTAGTTTTAATTATAAAGAAATGGAAACAATATATAAGTTCTTAGCTTTAGAAGATGACCAAAAAGAAGTTATTCATGATCTAACTGTTAAATTATTTAACTTAGATAATTTGAAAAAGAAATAATTAAGCTCGTAACAATACTTTAGTCTTTGCTTATATAAATTATAACCTTACACAAAACAATCGAATACAGGGCAATCTGTGAAGCCCTAGCATGATATAAAACCCTTTTAATAATAGCTTGCCTGCTGATGTATTTTAGAAAGGTTTATCATCATGAAAATAACTGAAGTTATAAAAAAAGACGGTAGTAAAGTCTATCGTGCTAATGTATATCTAGGAATTGACCAAGTAACAGGAAAGAAAGTTAAAACTAAGGTAACAGGGCGGACACAAAAGGAAGTTAAGCAGAAAGCTACTCAAGAAAAAATTGCTTTTCAAAAAGCAGGATCCACTAGACAAAAGGCTAGCACCATAAAAAACTATCAAGAATTAGCCAATCTCTGGTTAGAAAGTTATAAGAATACGGTTAAGCCAAACACTCAAGGCAATGTTAGAAAGCTAATTGATAATCATATATTGCCTATTTTTGGGGCTTACAAGCTCGATAAGCTCACTACTCCACTTATCCAGTCAATTATCAACGAACTTGCTGACAAGACTAATAGAGGGGAAAAAGGGGCTTTTCTACATTATGACAAGATACACGCTTTAAACAAACGTATCTTACAGTATGGCGTAACCATGCAAGCTATACCGTCCAATCCTGCGCGTGATGTTGTTTTACCTCGTAACACTCAGAAAGCGAAGCGCCAAAAGGTAAAACACTTTGAAAATCAAGAACTAAAAAAGTTTCTTGGTTATCTCGATAATTTAGATAGCGATAGATATCGTTACTACTATGAGACAACACTCTATAAGTTCCTATTGGCTACTGGTTGCCGTATCAATGAAGCTTTAGCTCTTTCCTGGTCTGATATAGACTTAGATAATGCCGTTGTGCATATTACCAAAACACTAAATCGGGATTTAGAAATCAATAGCCCAAAATCTAAAGCTAGTTATCGGGATATAGATATAGATCAAGCGACTGTTAGCATGCTGAAGCAGTACAAACTACGCCAAACTAAAGAGGCTTGGAAGATAGGGCAACGTGAAAGTGTAGTATTTTCTGATTTCATTCATGAGTATCCTAGCAGTTCAAGACTTAAAAGAAGATTGCAAACACATTTTAAGCGTGCTGACGTTCCTAACATTGGCTTTCACGGATTCCGTCACACTCACGCTAGTCTCTTGCTTAACTCTGGAATACCATACAAGGAACTCCAGTACCGCCTAGGTCATTCCACTTTATCAATGACCATGGATATATATAGTCACCTCTCAAAAGAGAACGCAAAAAAAGCAGTATCATTCTACGAAACTGCACTAAAAGCACTATAGGGGGAGCAAAAAGGGGAGCAAATTCAAAAATCAACGTTTCAAGACAAAGTAAAAATCCAATAGCAACAGGATTTTTGTTAGATTTATTTTGAAAAAGGCCGATTTTGTAGTATAATAGTACGGTGTGAAAAAATCTGAAAAATGAGAAAGGATAAGGGATATGAAACAAGTTTTTCTCTCTACAACAACTGAATTTAAAGAGATCGATACGCTTGAACCGGGTACTTGGATCAATCTCGTCAATCCGACTCAAAATGAATCACTCGAAATCGCTAATGCCTTCGATATCGATATTGCTGACCTTCGAGCACCGCTCGATGCGGAAGAAATGTCTCGTATTACCATTGAAGACGAGTACACCCTGATTATCGTAGACGTGCCGGTCACAGAAGAAAGAAATAACCGCACCTACTACGTAACCATCCCGCTTGGTATTATCATCACCGAGGAAACCATTATCACTACGTGTTTGGAACCTCTACCAGTCCTCGATGTCTTTATCAACCGTCGATTGCGTAATTTTTATACTTTCATGCGTTCGCGTTTTATCTTCCAGATTCTCTATCGCAATGCAGAGCTTTACCTAACAGCCCTTCGTTCAATCGACCGTAAGAGTGAGCAAATCGAAAGTCAACTGCATCAATCAACTCGTAATGAAGAATTGATTGAGCTCATGGAATTGGAAAAAACCATCGTCTATTTCAAGGCCTCCCTCAAAACAAACGAGCGTGTGATTAAGAAATTGACCAGCTCAACCAGCAATATCAAAAAATACCTTGAGGACGAAGACCTGCTTGAAGATACCCTGATTGAAACCCAACAGGCCATCGAGATGGCAGACATTTACGGAAATGTCCTTCATTCCATGACAGAGACCTTTGCCTCTATCATTTCCAACAACCAGAACAACATTATGAAAACCTTGGCCCTTGTGACCATCGTCATGTCCATCCCAACCATGGTCTTCTCTGCCTACGGGATGAACTTTAAGGATAATGAAATCCCCCTAAACGGCGAGCCAAATGCCTTCTGGTTAATCGTCTTTATCGCCTTTGCTATGAGTGTCTCGCTCACTCTCTATCTCATCCATAAAAAATGGTTCTAAGAGGAGTTCCTATGTCTCAGATTGATCTACAAAAATTAACCAAGAAAAACCAAGAGTTTGTCCATATCGCTACCCAACAATTCATTAAAGATGGGAAAACAGATGCTGAAATTAAGGCTATTTTTGAGGAAGTTATTCCCCAAATCCTTGAAGAGCAAGCCAAGGGTACGACTGCTCGTTCCCTCTATGGCGCACCGACTCATTGGGCTCATAGTTTCACTGTCAAAGAGCAATATGAAAAAGAGCATCCAAAAGAAAATGATGATCCAAAACTCATGATTATGGACTCAGCCCTTTTCATCACTAGTCTCTTTGCCCTCGTCAGCGCCCTTACAACCTTCTTCTCAGCAGATCAGGCTATCGGTTACGGTTTGATTACCCTCCTATTGGTTGGACTGGTTGGTGGATTTGCCTTTTACTTGATGTACTACTTTGTTTACCAATACTATGGACCAGATATGGACCGCAGTCAACGTCCACCTTTCTGGAAATCTGTACTGGTTATCCTAGCTTCTATGTTCCTTTGGTTGCTTGTTTTCTTTGCAACAAGCTTCCTACCAGCTAGCCTTAACCCAGTACTTGCTCCATTGCCACTAGCTATTATCGGAGCAGTCCTCCTCGCCCTTCGCTTCTATCTCAAGAAACGCTTGAACATCCGCAGCGCAAGTGCAGGACCAACACGCTATTAAGAGAATGATAAAAGGGCTCTATAATATTTGTAGTGGGTAAATCCTCTATAGATATTATGGAGCCTATTTTTGTGTAGAAAAAAAGTCCCATATGACCTATAATGAAAAGCGACAAAACAACTCATTAGAAAGAATCATATGGAACAATTACATTTTATCACAAAACTGCTCGATATCAAAGACCCTAATATCCAATTTATGGATATCATCAATAGGGATACTCACAAAGAAATCATCGCTAAACTGGACTACGACTCTCCATCTTGTCCTGAGTGTGGAAGTCAAATGAAGAAATATGATTTTCAAAAACCGTCTAAGATTCCTTACCTCGAAACGACTGGTATGCCTACTAGAATCCTCCTTAGAAAACGCCGTTTTAAGTGCTATCAGTGCTCGAAAATAGCGGTCGCTGAGACTCCTCTAATAAAGAAAAATCATCAAATCCCTCGTATCATCAACCAAAAAATTGCTCAAAAGCTGATTGAAAAAACTTCTATGACCGATATTGCCCATCAGCTTTCCATTTCAACTTCAACTGTCATTCGAAAGCTCAATGATTTCAACTTTAAGCATGATTTTTCTCGTCTTCCTGAGATTATGTCTTGGGACGAGTATGCCTTCACTAAGGGAAAGATGAGTTTCATTGCGCAAGATTTTGATAATCTCAACATTATCACTGTTCTTGAAGGCAGAACACAAGCTATCATCCGAAATCACTTTCTGCGCTACGATAGAGCCGTTCGTTGTCAGGTGAAAATCATTACTATGGATATGTTTAGCCCCTACTACGATATTTCCAGAAAACTTTTTCCTAACGCTAAAATCGTTCTCGACCGCTTTCACATTGCCCAACATCTCAGCCGTGCTATGAGTCGTGTGCGTGTCCAAATTATGAATCAGTTTGAGCGAAAATCCCATGAATACAAGGCTATCAAGCGTTACTGGAAGCTCATTCAACAGGATAGTCGTAAATTGAGTGATAAACGTTTCTATCGCCCTACTTTTCGCATGCATCTAACCAACAAAGAGATTCTAGATAAGCTTTTGAGCTATTCAGAAGACTTGAAACACCACTACAATCTCTATCAGCTCTTACTTTTTCACTTCCAGAACAAGGAACCTGACAAATTCTTCGGACTTATTGAGGACAATCTAAAGCAGGTTCATCCTCTTTTTCACACTGTCTTTAAAACCTTCCTCAAGGACAAAGAAAAGATTGTCAATGCTCTTCAACTACCTTATTCTAATGCCAAATTAGAAGCGACTAATAATCTCATTAAACTTATCAAACGAAATGCATTTGGTTTTCGGAACTTTGAAAACTTCAAAAAACGGATTTTTATCGCTCTCAATATCAAAAAAGAAAGGACGAAATCCGTCCTTTCTAGATCTTAGCTTTTCTTCAACCCACTACAGTTGACAAAGAGCCGATAAAAGCAACTGCAGGTGCGGTTGCTTTTTACTACTTTCCTGATTTAAAAGTATTCCTCTGAAATCCCACATAGCTTTCTCTTATCTTTTGTGATAAAATAGGCTCAATCTATTTCTAGGAGGATGAGATATGGTTTCTACTATTGGTATTGTTAGTTTGTCTAGTGGCATTCTCGGAGAGAATTTTGTCAAACACGAAGTGGACTTGGGTGTCCAACGTCTCAAGGATCTGGGACTTAATCCTATCTTTTTGCCCCATTCGTTAAAAGGCTTAGACTTTATCAAGGACCATCCCGAAGCGCGTGCAGAGGATTTGATGCAGGCCTTTTCTGATGATAGCATCGAAATGATCCTATGTGCCATCGGTGGGGATGATACCTATCGTTTGTTGCCCTACCTTTTTGAAAATGACCAACTAGAAAAAGCTATCAAACAAAAGATTTTTCTTGGTTTCTCAGATACAACCATGAACCATCTCATGTTGCATAAACTAGGTGTTAAAACTTTTTATGGTCAATCCTTTTTAGCAGACATTTGTGAATTGGACAAGGAGATGTTGCCCTATAGCTTTCACTACTTTAAAGAATTGATTGAGACTGGAAGAATCTCAGAAATCCGCCCTAGTCACGTTTGGTATGAGGAACGAACCGACTTCAGTCCCAAGGCTCTAGGAACACCTCGTGTCAGTCATGAAAATACTGGTTTTGAGCTGTTGCAAGGAAATGCCCAGTTCGATGGAGAAATCCTCGGTGGTTGCCTCGAATCTCTCTACGATATCTTTGACAATTCTCGATACGCAGATAGCACGAACCTCTGCCATGAGTACAAACTTTTCCCTGACTTGTCAGACTGGGAAGGAAAAATCCTCTTGCTAGAAACAAGCGAAGAAAAGCCTGAGCCAGAAGATTTCAAAAAGATGTTGCAGACTTTAAAGGAAACTGGAATATTCGAGGTCATCAGCGGACTCTTGGTCGGGAAACCTATGGATGAAACTTTCTATGACGACTATAAAGAGGCACTATTGGATATCATTGACAGCAATATCCCGATTGTCTATAATCTGAATGTCGGCCACGCAACTCCAAGAGCCATTGTTCCCTTTGGCGTTCACGCCTCTGTAGATGCAAAGGAGCAAATCATTCGCTTTGACTATAACAAAAAATAAATAGTTTCTCTATTTTTGTGCTTTTGTATTGGTTTTCGTTACAATTTGTATCTGAATTTATTGCATTTCGCTAATTTCTATGGTATCCTTTTGAAGGAGGTGTATATGACAAAACAAAAAATTAATCGAATCGTAGGTTCTATTGGTGCCTTTATTGGAATTATAGTATTTATTGCCTACATACCTCAAATTATCGCTAATTTACAAGGAAATAAAGCTCAACCAT includes these proteins:
- a CDS encoding S66 family peptidase — encoded protein: MVSTIGIVSLSSGILGENFVKHEVDLGVQRLKDLGLNPIFLPHSLKGLDFIKDHPEARAEDLMQAFSDDSIEMILCAIGGDDTYRLLPYLFENDQLEKAIKQKIFLGFSDTTMNHLMLHKLGVKTFYGQSFLADICELDKEMLPYSFHYFKELIETGRISEIRPSHVWYEERTDFSPKALGTPRVSHENTGFELLQGNAQFDGEILGGCLESLYDIFDNSRYADSTNLCHEYKLFPDLSDWEGKILLLETSEEKPEPEDFKKMLQTLKETGIFEVISGLLVGKPMDETFYDDYKEALLDIIDSNIPIVYNLNVGHATPRAIVPFGVHASVDAKEQIIRFDYNKK
- a CDS encoding ISL3 family transposase; this translates as MEQLHFITKLLDIKDPNIQFMDIINRDTHKEIIAKLDYDSPSCPECGSQMKKYDFQKPSKIPYLETTGMPTRILLRKRRFKCYQCSKIAVAETPLIKKNHQIPRIINQKIAQKLIEKTSMTDIAHQLSISTSTVIRKLNDFNFKHDFSRLPEIMSWDEYAFTKGKMSFIAQDFDNLNIITVLEGRTQAIIRNHFLRYDRAVRCQVKIITMDMFSPYYDISRKLFPNAKIVLDRFHIAQHLSRAMSRVRVQIMNQFERKSHEYKAIKRYWKLIQQDSRKLSDKRFYRPTFRMHLTNKEILDKLLSYSEDLKHHYNLYQLLLFHFQNKEPDKFFGLIEDNLKQVHPLFHTVFKTFLKDKEKIVNALQLPYSNAKLEATNNLIKLIKRNAFGFRNFENFKKRIFIALNIKKERTKSVLSRS
- a CDS encoding magnesium transporter CorA family protein, encoding MKQVFLSTTTEFKEIDTLEPGTWINLVNPTQNESLEIANAFDIDIADLRAPLDAEEMSRITIEDEYTLIIVDVPVTEERNNRTYYVTIPLGIIITEETIITTCLEPLPVLDVFINRRLRNFYTFMRSRFIFQILYRNAELYLTALRSIDRKSEQIESQLHQSTRNEELIELMELEKTIVYFKASLKTNERVIKKLTSSTSNIKKYLEDEDLLEDTLIETQQAIEMADIYGNVLHSMTETFASIISNNQNNIMKTLALVTIVMSIPTMVFSAYGMNFKDNEIPLNGEPNAFWLIVFIAFAMSVSLTLYLIHKKWF
- a CDS encoding helix-turn-helix domain-containing protein, producing the protein MKNNMRVILAKQRKKTADVAEATGISKSTLTALYYERAKNPSLDTLKKVSSYLGVTLDEFLDTKE
- a CDS encoding helix-turn-helix domain-containing protein; this translates as MNRLKKLRKEKKLSQKEIAKEMSISEKTLSRWENGESQIKPEKSQQLADFFGVSVGYLLGYSDFRDTQELVKKTHENYPVDKAWKVSSVVSQFGELPLEKIKTTYGEALSSSLMEFLGLLSFNYKEMETIYKFLALEDDQKEVIHDLTVKLFNLDNLKKK
- a CDS encoding DUF1129 domain-containing protein, which produces MSQIDLQKLTKKNQEFVHIATQQFIKDGKTDAEIKAIFEEVIPQILEEQAKGTTARSLYGAPTHWAHSFTVKEQYEKEHPKENDDPKLMIMDSALFITSLFALVSALTTFFSADQAIGYGLITLLLVGLVGGFAFYLMYYFVYQYYGPDMDRSQRPPFWKSVLVILASMFLWLLVFFATSFLPASLNPVLAPLPLAIIGAVLLALRFYLKKRLNIRSASAGPTRY
- a CDS encoding tyrosine-type recombinase/integrase; translation: MKITEVIKKDGSKVYRANVYLGIDQVTGKKVKTKVTGRTQKEVKQKATQEKIAFQKAGSTRQKASTIKNYQELANLWLESYKNTVKPNTQGNVRKLIDNHILPIFGAYKLDKLTTPLIQSIINELADKTNRGEKGAFLHYDKIHALNKRILQYGVTMQAIPSNPARDVVLPRNTQKAKRQKVKHFENQELKKFLGYLDNLDSDRYRYYYETTLYKFLLATGCRINEALALSWSDIDLDNAVVHITKTLNRDLEINSPKSKASYRDIDIDQATVSMLKQYKLRQTKEAWKIGQRESVVFSDFIHEYPSSSRLKRRLQTHFKRADVPNIGFHGFRHTHASLLLNSGIPYKELQYRLGHSTLSMTMDIYSHLSKENAKKAVSFYETALKAL